The following proteins come from a genomic window of Microtus ochrogaster isolate Prairie Vole_2 chromosome 7, MicOch1.0, whole genome shotgun sequence:
- the Tmem186 gene encoding transmembrane protein 186 — protein sequence MAVLLRALPRFQGPAVWGRPLHRLWYCTGQGDSRRWVGSTSPTSQEKPPGTETEKFHTIYRFNAIRVLGYVSRLKLAQTAMTVIALPPGFYSYSQGLLTLNSLCLMSGIACFALAMLCWMSYFFRRLVGILYVNESGTMLRVAHLTFWGWRQDTYYAVSDMIPLTESKDQAQEVFVRIQQYSGKQTFYLTLRYGRILDKERFSQVFGTLTTLK from the exons ATG GCTGTCCTCCTTCGAGCCCTGCCAAGGTTTCAGGGGCCAGCTGTGTGGGGGAGGCCTCTTCATCGACTGTGGTACTGTACTGGGCAGGGAGATTCCAGAAGGTGGGTGGGGAGCACGTCCCCCACCTCACAGGAGAAGCCCCCAGGCACAGAGACTGAAAAGTTTCACACAATCTACCGATTTAATGCCATCAGAGTACTCGGGTATGTGTCCCGGCTGAAGCTGGCTCAGACAGCTATGACTGTGATAGCCCTGCCTCCGGGTTTCTACTCATACTCACAGGGCCTCCTGACCCTCAATTCACTCTGCCTGATGAGTGGGATTGCCTGCTTTGCCCTGGCCATGCTGTGCTGGATGAGCTACTTCTTCAGGAGGCTGGTGGGCATCCTCTATGTGAATGAGTCGGGTACCATGCTTCGAGTGGCCCACCTGACCTTCTGGGGATGGCGACAGGACACATACTATGCCGTGTCAGACATGATACCTCTGACAGAATCCAAGGACCAGGCCCAGGAAGTGTTTGTACGCATCCAGCAGTACAGTGGCAAGCAGACCTTCTACCTTACCCTGCGCTATGGCCGAATCCTGGACAAAGAACGTTTCTCACAAGTGTTTGGAACCCTGACCACACTCAAGTAA